From the genome of Magnolia sinica isolate HGM2019 chromosome 12, MsV1, whole genome shotgun sequence:
gtcacaaaagttttagatcaagttgatgtttgtgtttttccttatttcatgtctttttacaCTTTTGAACAagatggatttcaaataaacattatgatgggccttaggatattttcaacggtgggaatcactctccccattgttttctttggtggggtccactaaagttttttatttgtctcattctttgactcatatACTAAagtgatatctaaaaatggatggacggtgtggatataacatatcgGGCCagagaacttagtgacgtcacttcagtagcctacTCACTGCTCAACctgtcggtatctaatccgcgtcccttccGCGTGGGAAGCAGGACGGCTGGTGTGCCACACGCCACTGACCTCGGTGGTGTGTTGCGGTCACTAAGTTCTGTAGCCCCCATCATGATATAAgtattatattcacactgtccatccatttggaaaaatcATTTTCGGGCATTAacaaaaaaattaagcagatccaaagctcaagtggaccataacatagaaagtagtagggattgaatgcctaccattgaaaacttcttggggccacaaaagttttggatcaagatgatatttgtttggtcccttcatccatttctgtgtGACGTTacggacaggttggatgtaaaataaatatcatgatgggctgtagaaaggtttcaacagttggcatcattgtccccactgctttatgtttcgttgtccacttgaggtttggatctgcctcagttttaggatcaaaccctaaaatgatatctcaaaatagatagacagtatggatataacacatatatcatagagGACCACGTAATTGGTGACGGCAACGCACCCAAGGTAGTATAACGCGGATTTATccgtttttgcatttttttttttttaatttatttttttaagatggcATCTCTCGctgtatattttaaaattttatcatcCATTGGTACATTTGTATGCTTTTTATACAGGAAATAGGAGCCTGGATTCTGCGCACCTAAATTCTAtagggctcaatgtgatgtatatgtcttatcaaCGCGATCCactcattttttcagctcaatttAACGTGCGAGCCCCGAAtgcaagcatatccaaagctcaagtactgTACTACATACAGGAAACTGAGAATTGAATgcttacagttgaaaatttcttaagccataaagttttggatcaagctgatacttgcgTTTCCCTTTCATTTGTgccacaggttggatgacaagtaaacatcactgtgggcccgaaGAAGGCTTCAACAGTGGATGCCACCCTGTGTTTATGtgcagtggtccacttgaggatatgctttaattttgagctcgtgccctaaaatgagctgataaaatggatggatggcgccgataagacacatatatcacgatgggccccaccgagTTTACTCGGTACACTAAGTACAGAATCCGCCTCGGTACACTTAAGTACAGAATCCGCCTCCCGCGAAAACCAAATCTGGTAGACTTTAACTGGAGACTACTGCGTCAACTCCGTATCGACTCCACtcactttttcttctttcaaTCTTTCCCTTTGCCCATCAATTGCAGGTACTCGTGAGATCTCTCTCCTTGACAGATTGCTGATCTTACCTTCGGACAACATCCAagtatttcttttttctaatcataccgattcttttttcattttttctttttcttttttctttttttttttttctgaagacTTTCTGATATTGGAATTGATATTTGCACCCGTACCTTTATGAATGCACCATTTCTTTCTTAGTTTTTGTTTTCAAGTAGTACAGCTTTGTAGTTTGATATTACTGGAAGTGGCAAAGAATGAACGTGGGTGTAAATAGTAGCTTTagctttatacaaaaaaaaaaaaaaaaaactaatttttgTATTTCTGCCCTTTCGTGCTGCAGATGGTGAAATAGGAAGGAGATTCCGAGCTCTTCAAACAGAAAAAACTGTGAAAAGGGAAGACAGAAGTTCTTCGGGAGTGGTCGTCCGGTTGAGTTTGGAGTTTTTCACAGCAGTTTCTGGTTTTTTAAAGTGTGGGAGCTGAAATGAGATCATATCCTAACGCCCTGTTGCACCAAGGTTAAAATTGCATGCATTATGTTTAGGGGTTTTGCTAACATCACCACTTCCAAAGCTTTCAAGTGGCACATGGGAATTGGGATGGCTCATTATTTATTTgaatcatccattcattcatacaactagggcAAGCCATGGTGAAAAATCTCGTGAATTGTATGATCCTAAACTTCCCATCAATAGCGTAGAAAATTGACGGTCAAGATTGATTGGAGAACAAAATAAGACCAATCATCATCTTACAAAATCTATTCGATGGATCTATTGTTGAAATGTGTCATTTAGGTTCATTGATTTTGACCATGTGATTTAAACAAGGGTTGTACCAAATTGTCtacattcaaagggttaggatcatccaattggcatAATTCTTGAACTGGGGTTTGGCTCAAAACGTGGTTTCAGTGCCAAAAATACCTTTTAAGGATGCATCCATATGGCCtatattttatttcctttataACAATCTTCACAAATGGGGTTTGAAAGTTGAAATATAGTCATGGGTTTGTTGCCTTTTTCCTATTTCTTTTCATCTTTCATCTCTTATAATATATAGTGAATATTGGTCTTTGATTCTACAGTCGAACACCAAACCACTAAGATGGAGTTTTCTATTCTATCTCTGGTGATTTTATCTTTTATGATTTTCGCTGCCACAACCAAAGAAGGAAGAGGATCGCCAACCAGAAAGGTAAACATACCAATTAAAATTTCCACTCTTTGGTATGTTGCTTTCTAAAGCAAACACTGGAAGTATttcatttttgtttctatttacaGAAGGCAGATGAAGAAATCAAAGGCAAAGCTACTGCAACAGAGGAAACAGATCAATTCATCATGCATTATCCACAATCATTGCAGAATGTAGAGATCCAATATGTTAATCCACAGAGTGACACACGAATGATTATTGTGAACAATCCCTCAGGCCGCGCTACCAATAATCAACCAACAGAGGTGAATGTTTTACAAATACTAGTTCTGTTTTCAATGTCATAATAACATCGTGCACTTCTACTTCTTGCAAACTAATTGAAATCGACAGAAGGTCCAATTATAATTCTTAAAAACATATATTAAAGCTAAAATTTCGACATCTCATGTGTAAAAAGACTTGATTTCAGGCCATGATTATAGCTGGTGAACAAATTGAAATGAATGATGCACAGGAGACTGGCGATCAACTTCCTCAAGCTTCTAAAGATAAACATCTGGAAGAGGGCAACAGAAATCATATGCTAGAGGTAGATGATACAATGTACATGCATACATCTAGCatatgtttgcttaatttctaacTATACATTTCTAAGCAGAAGAATATGAAACAGATCCCTATTTTCTTACGTGATGAACAGGAAATTAGTCTTGGAATTGGGACACAATTAGTGCATGGACTCCCACCACAAACCTTACTAGAAACTCAGACTCGATCTTCCAAGCCACCAAATGACTTGCAACCAGTTAATTTGGCCCAAATACCAAGACACGTGATGGCATCTTCACCACAAACAGAGACTGAGGTTGAAACAAAAGAATTAACAGGGATTATGGTTGAAACCCCACAGCTAGTGACGGTAGAAAAGAAGAATACGGTTCTAGTTCTGCAAATGGAGAGAGAGCTTAACTTCTCATGGGGTGTGATTGGGCTCTCTGCTGCAATGCTCGGTGTCTACTTGGGTCTTCTTGGAAATAATAGGCAAATTTCCGACCACATGGTTCTCTACGAAGCTTCTCTATGGTTACTTTATAGCTCACTTTTCTCgggtttaattatgcttatgattaCCATTATCCGCCCATGTACACAACTTTCGTGTAGTTTTATCTATGGTTTGATGTCTCTTGCATTACTATCAGGAACTTATGCTATAAGCCTGGGAATTTACATTCTGCTTCCGAAGAGCACATTCAGGCTAGTTATTGTTTCTGTTCTGCCGGCCGCACTGTTCTTGGTGGCCATGATTCTCTATTTCAAGGATTCAATCATTACTACTGCACAGAAATTTGGATTCAAGCCACATCAGAATTAGAGAAGTATTCCAGTCATAGTTAGGCTAGTGAGTGGCTGTTAGTTTTTTTCTTCCATGTAATATCTTTGAATGTATTACATCTGATTTGGGGTTGTCAAATATTGTGCACTTTCTTTTGTTCTTTGGGAACTGGCAATCATACGCCAAAAACTCAAAAACACCTAATTGACTCGATTTCTAACTGCCAAGTTGACTTGACTTAATTTGATTTCACATTCAATGATTAAATTGATGATATTGATGAATATACTCACGGTCGAGTTTTGAAGTGACTCGACTCAATATCTCATTTAGCCGAGTTGACTCTACTGAGTTTAGAATCAATTCAGAGAGTATTAGAACTGAGCCGTTTGTAAATATGTTCATGCACCATTTTTCCAGAAATGGTTAGAGATAAAAGGCAGTCAATgtagattttatattatattatatatatatatatatatatatatatatatatatatatatatatatatatatatatatatatatatatatccataccatttatacCTATACGGCATCTTGTAGGAAGCCGATTGCATCCTGCCCCCGTTTGGAGGATAATCCATCCAGAAGGGttggttctgtggggcccaccatgatatatgcattttatctacactgtctctcttcttattctttttttttccagatcattttaggataagaaccaaaaaatgaggcagatccaaggttcaagtagaCTACACAGGATTGaaagccaaccattaaaaacttcttgtgagtggcagaagttttggatcaatctgatatttttgttttccttccatctaggtctatatgacctaagaacaggttggatggcaaataagcatcacggtggccacaaggaaggtttcaactgcgaGTTTCATTAGTGCttcctgtggtgcagtccacGTGAGCATTGAACCTACCTAATTTTTaaactcataccctaaaatgacctggaaaaaaatatatgggcagcgtggatagaacccacacatcacggtggccccacggagcccctgcctGAACGCATTAAGCAGGAGGGGGCAGGATGCAATCGGCTTCCCCTCTTGTATATACTGGGTTAGAGCAATTAAATGAGTTCACTTCTCATATTTGCattttctgacatggtatcaTAGCTTAGTCCGGGCCATTAATCAATGGGAGTTATGTATGATGTGTTCAATCACAGACGAATACCCTAAGATGGGCTGTCAGCACCACCATCATTATTGCGACCATCTGCAGCTTCAGTTTGGGGCCAttttgggcccatttggataccaccaaataagttactttttctacttacagtaataaataacttatttgagataagtgagtttggtttaAGAGCAAATATAAGtaaattttttacttaaagttacttaatcacttaagtttataagtagaaaccaagataagctacttcaggcataagtagcttaaggggtcgtttggcaccatggatttggggggatttg
Proteins encoded in this window:
- the LOC131221161 gene encoding uncharacterized protein LOC131221161 isoform X1, coding for MRSYPNALLHQVEHQTTKMEFSILSLVILSFMIFAATTKEGRGSPTRKKADEEIKGKATATEETDQFIMHYPQSLQNVEIQYVNPQSDTRMIIVNNPSGRATNNQPTEAMIIAGEQIEMNDAQETGDQLPQASKDKHLEEGNRNHMLEIPIFLRDEQEISLGIGTQLVHGLPPQTLLETQTRSSKPPNDLQPVNLAQIPRHVMASSPQTETEVETKELTGIMVETPQLVTVEKKNTVLVLQMERELNFSWGVIGLSAAMLGVYLGLLGNNRQISDHMVLYEASLWLLYSSLFSGLIMLMITIIRPCTQLSCSFIYGLMSLALLSGTYAISLGIYILLPKSTFRLVIVSVLPAALFLVAMILYFKDSIITTAQKFGFKPHQN
- the LOC131221161 gene encoding uncharacterized protein LOC131221161 isoform X2, translating into MRSYPNALLHQVEHQTTKMEFSILSLVILSFMIFAATTKEGRGSPTRKKADEEIKGKATATEETDQFIMHYPQSLQNVEIQYVNPQSDTRMIIVNNPSGRATNNQPTEAMIIAGEQIEMNDAQETGDQLPQASKDKHLEEGNRNHMLEEISLGIGTQLVHGLPPQTLLETQTRSSKPPNDLQPVNLAQIPRHVMASSPQTETEVETKELTGIMVETPQLVTVEKKNTVLVLQMERELNFSWGVIGLSAAMLGVYLGLLGNNRQISDHMVLYEASLWLLYSSLFSGLIMLMITIIRPCTQLSCSFIYGLMSLALLSGTYAISLGIYILLPKSTFRLVIVSVLPAALFLVAMILYFKDSIITTAQKFGFKPHQN
- the LOC131221161 gene encoding uncharacterized protein LOC131221161 isoform X4 yields the protein MRSYPNALLHQVEHQTTKMEFSILSLVILSFMIFAATTKEGRGSPTRKKADEEIKGKATATEETDQFIMHYPQSLQNVEIQYVNPQSDTRMIIVNNPSGRATNNQPTEETGDQLPQASKDKHLEEGNRNHMLEEISLGIGTQLVHGLPPQTLLETQTRSSKPPNDLQPVNLAQIPRHVMASSPQTETEVETKELTGIMVETPQLVTVEKKNTVLVLQMERELNFSWGVIGLSAAMLGVYLGLLGNNRQISDHMVLYEASLWLLYSSLFSGLIMLMITIIRPCTQLSCSFIYGLMSLALLSGTYAISLGIYILLPKSTFRLVIVSVLPAALFLVAMILYFKDSIITTAQKFGFKPHQN
- the LOC131221161 gene encoding uncharacterized protein LOC131221161 isoform X3 translates to MRSYPNALLHQVEHQTTKMEFSILSLVILSFMIFAATTKEGRGSPTRKKADEEIKGKATATEETDQFIMHYPQSLQNVEIQYVNPQSDTRMIIVNNPSGRATNNQPTEETGDQLPQASKDKHLEEGNRNHMLEIPIFLRDEQEISLGIGTQLVHGLPPQTLLETQTRSSKPPNDLQPVNLAQIPRHVMASSPQTETEVETKELTGIMVETPQLVTVEKKNTVLVLQMERELNFSWGVIGLSAAMLGVYLGLLGNNRQISDHMVLYEASLWLLYSSLFSGLIMLMITIIRPCTQLSCSFIYGLMSLALLSGTYAISLGIYILLPKSTFRLVIVSVLPAALFLVAMILYFKDSIITTAQKFGFKPHQN